Proteins encoded together in one Macadamia integrifolia cultivar HAES 741 chromosome 8, SCU_Mint_v3, whole genome shotgun sequence window:
- the LOC122086401 gene encoding uncharacterized protein LOC122086401, whose product MDIQKKRVQFLLFMIGLLSLIIVAEKCRELVGEEASSKSGKFTLLNCFDMGSGSLACAVKEGVKLYSNNIRSAHIEKVRHRAIEASLTEALSRGLSASDAAKQAQKEAAKAAKMATRQAKRILGPIISSGWDFFEAIYYEGTITEGFLRGSGTLFGTYAGGFLGEERLGKLGYLAGSHLGSWVGGRIGLMVYDVVNGVHSLLHFVQTEESAVYQNENSEQTEESAAYEYENSEASQESYVYETPNYEEL is encoded by the coding sequence CTGAAAAATGCCGAGAGCTGGTTGGAGAGGAGGCATCATCCAAGAGTGGAAAGTTTACTCTGTTAAACTGTTTCGATATGGGCTCTGGTTCGCTTGCATGTGCAGTTAAGGAAGGTGTAAAACTCTATTCCAACAACATTAGATCTGCTCACATTGAGAAAGTGAGGCATCGAGCAATTGAAGCTTCCCTAACTGAAGCATTGTCACGGGGGCTGAGTGCCAGTGATGCAGCCAAGCAAGCACAGAAAGAGGCAGCAAAGGCAGCAAAGATGGCAACTCGACAAGCCAAACGCATCCTAGGCCCCATTATTTCGTCAGGGTGGGACTTCTTTGAAGCCATTTACTATGAGGGTACCATAACAGAGGGCTTCCTCAGGGGCTCTGGGACCTTGTTCGGAACCTATGCAGGAGGGTTTCTTGGAGAAGAAAGGCTTGGGAAGTTGGGTTATCTCGCAGGAAGTCATTTGGGCAGTTGGGTTGGAGGAAGGATAGGACTgatggtgtatgatgtggttaaTGGAGTACACTCCCTGCTTCATTTTGTTCAAACAGAAGAAAGTGCAGTGTATCAAAATGAGAACTCCGAACAAACGGAAGAAAGTGCAGCGTATGAATATGAGAACTCTGAAGCTTCTCAAGAGTCCTACGTTTATGAAACTCCTAATTATGAGGAGCTCTAA